In the Betaproteobacteria bacterium genome, CCCGCCAGGACTCGGTCAGAACCAGGACGATCGAGGCTTTGTACAGCTGCGAAGAAACGAAGCGCCGAAAGGGACGAAACAGTTGGGAGTAGAACTTCTGCATTGCCCCGCCGTGCAGGTGCAAGATCACCGGGACGCCGAAGGTCCGCGCAATGGATGCGAGAATCGCCTTTCTGAAGAAGCTTCCATACGCCGCGCAATGACAGTGCACGAGCGCGACTTTCCCGCTCATCAAGGCAGCCGTCAGCCGTAGGACACTCGACACGAATACCCCAATGCGCGCGGCGATGCTGCCCCTGACGTGCGTAACGATCAAAATTACGTCCCACCGTTCGAAGACCCCTTCCTTCCTGTAGCCTTCGACAACCGACCACATCCCGCCAGGCGCCGATGTCGAGAGCATGACTGCTCGCGATTTACGCCGGTCAAGCATCGCTGCGGCATTCCAGTTGCCGTAAGCGTACCATCGAGTTTGGATGCGGCCGCCAGCGCGAAACCCGCCTGCGGCATGCGAATAACGTTCCTAGGCGCAAGAGGTCGATGAACGGCCGTACTTGTTTTCCCGGTGCGGCTTTACCATCTCGCAAGGCTAACGTCGAAGCGCGAGCTTTCCCGTGAGGCCATGTCTGAGCTCGCGCGCTTCTGCGTAAACCAGTTCGCAGGTATCGGCTATCGATCTCCAGGACAATTCTCCATTTCTCAGTGCACCTGCGCCGTCCGCAAGCCGAGTCCAAAGGACATCGTCCAGAAGCAATGAGCGGACCGCGTTGGTAAGCGATACGACGTCTTTCGGCGGTACCAGCAGACCATTGATCCGGTCTCTAACCAGCAGCGGTATGGCCCCCACCGCGGAAGCCACTACTGGCCGGCCGTACCCTATCGCCATGGCCGCCACGCCGCTTTGTGTACCCTCCACATAGGGCAAAACAACCACCCTCGCACCACGAAACAACGGGGGAACTTCCGAGGCAGCAATATAGCGGTCGATGACCTCGAAGCAGCCAGAGGTTTTCATGCGGGTTAAATGCCTGCCGAGATCGTCCCCTCGACCCGCAACGACCCCCGTCACGGGATGACCTTCCGCGCGAAGCCTGAGCACGGCTTCGATGAAATATTCGAGACCCTTATATTCGTGCATCCGGCCAAAGAAGAGCAGCCGCATCCCGCGCGGCGGCACTTCCTCGGTAAGCATCGCTTCCTCCGGGCCCAGAGGTCCGTGAGCGACCGTCCGCACCTTCGTATGCAGCCATGGAGCCACCTGTACGAGCTCCCCGGCCAGCGCTTCGCCGTGGACCAGCGCAAGATCCGCCGATCGCCTCGCCCACGGCAGATACCACCTGTACCGGGAGAAGCGCAGGCGATTCTCATCGGTACCCTTATGCGGTGCCGGATCGTGAATCGTCATTACTTTCGGATACATCCAAAGAAACGGCAACGTGAGCACGATTTCGTCGCGCGGATTCTCCTGATAGTGGATCACGTCGGGAGCGAAGCGCAGTATTTGCTTCACCAGCCGCCATGCGTTGACGATCGCATTCCATGGCCAGCGAGGCTTTTTCAGGACCAGGCACTTCAGATTGGCTTTCTCGCCTCGGCTTTCCCAGTCCTGGCCCAGCTCATTCATCACGTTCTGATCGTACAGGATTAGCAAGACTTCCCACTTATCCGCAAGCGCCTCGGAAAGGCGGACGGCATATTCCGCGAAATGCAGCGCAACGACCGCAACTCGCCGCCTTCCGGTCGCCCCCGGATCCAACACTGGACCCTCCGTGGATGTAATGTGCGCGCTCATTTGGGATCGGTGAATATGTGCATCGTTACAGCGCCGCTGAGCTTCCTTGCGT is a window encoding:
- a CDS encoding glycosyltransferase yields the protein MLEERKEAQRRCNDAHIHRSQMSAHITSTEGPVLDPGATGRRRVAVVALHFAEYAVRLSEALADKWEVLLILYDQNVMNELGQDWESRGEKANLKCLVLKKPRWPWNAIVNAWRLVKQILRFAPDVIHYQENPRDEIVLTLPFLWMYPKVMTIHDPAPHKGTDENRLRFSRYRWYLPWARRSADLALVHGEALAGELVQVAPWLHTKVRTVAHGPLGPEEAMLTEEVPPRGMRLLFFGRMHEYKGLEYFIEAVLRLRAEGHPVTGVVAGRGDDLGRHLTRMKTSGCFEVIDRYIAASEVPPLFRGARVVVLPYVEGTQSGVAAMAIGYGRPVVASAVGAIPLLVRDRINGLLVPPKDVVSLTNAVRSLLLDDVLWTRLADGAGALRNGELSWRSIADTCELVYAEARELRHGLTGKLALRR